The Desulfovermiculus halophilus DSM 18834 genome includes the window TTGAGCCAGCTCAGTCCATTTATCTTTCGAAAGCTCCAAGGTGCCCAGATTAAGCACAACTCTTTGCCTGGGGCCATCCGGAGTACGAATTGACTCAACTAACTTATGTGTATAATATAACTTATTAGAATTCTTGTACTTTCTTTTTGTTTCCCTGATGAACATGCAAGGAGTTTATCATGGCTGGCCATTCTGTCAATAAGCAGTTTTGCATTCGTAGTCACTACAAAAGACCGTATAACTAAAGTAACTACGTATTTTCAGGTGGTTACGGATTTTTGGCAAGTTAATCCAGGCAAATTTTAAGCTAATTTTGCGAAGTTAAGCGTAAAGATGGGTTATGTATGCAATTCCACTTTCTGTGTCGAAGAGCCCCCGCCCTTGCCCGATCATTCCAGAGGGCGTATGAATGCCGCCATGCCGAACGAGTATCTGCTTATCGCCCTGATTGTCTTTGCCGCTGGATTTGTCCAGGGCCTGTCCGGGTTCGGAAGCGCCCTGATCGCCATCCCCCTGCTCTCCCTGTTTCTGCCCCTGCGCTTTGTAGTCCCCTTCATCCTGCTCATCGGCACCAGCATCAACCTCATGCTCCTGCGCGAGTCCAGGGAACATGTCCACGTCTCCGGATCCCTCCTGCTCATCGCCGGCAGCCTGCCGGGCATTCCCCTGGGAGTGATCACCCTGGCCGCCTGCCCGGAATGGACCCTGCAGCTGATCCTGGGCGGGTTGTTGATGTTCATCTCCTTGTCCGCCCTGACCGGGCGCAGCCCCCGGCTGCCTCCCGGACCCGGATGGGCAGTCGCTTCCGGGCTTATCTCCGGCTGGCTGGGCGGATCGCTGGGCACCAGCGGTCCGCCGGCGATCATATACTGCTCCAGCCAGCCGTGGCCCAAGGAAAGGATCAAGGCCACCCTGGTCAGCTACTTCCTTGTCTCCGGGCTGCTGGTCATCGGAGCCCAGGCCACCCAGGGCTTTTTCACCTCATCCGTGCTGTACGCCTATCTTCTGGCCCTGCCGGTTCTGTTCCTGGGGACGGCATGCGGAGCGACAGGGTTTAAACGGATCAATCAGGCCCAATACGTCCTGCTCATCAACTGCATGCTGGCGATCCTCGGGGTGATCAGCGTGATCAAGGGTGTGCTGTAGAGAGATTCTTCGCTCCCAGACTCGCTCAGAATGACAAGAAGAAAGAAACCGATGACCAGAAAGAGGCATGGCCACCTGCCGACTGGTTCTGATGCCCCTTTTGTCATTCTGAAGGAGCGTATGGACTGAAGAATCTATGGACAGCGGTTGATGGCGACCGGGTCCTGCTTACTCATGGGTGCGATTAGTTAACAGTTGGAGTAATCCAAATCGAAATCGGGATCGGTATCGAAATGGAAAGAATATGTCATTCGGTGCAGCAGGAATTCTCAGTTTATGCATATCGATCCCGATCCCGATAGCGATTTCGAACCCCAAAGAAAGAAAAGCACAACAAACGGATGCACTGGACGTTCATTCTTCGGGCCAGTGATCCTCAGCGTCATCAGAATCCCATTGGGTAGCCATTCCCAATCGAAATCGGGATCGGTATCGAAATCGTTTCCATGCTTCGGTGCGCCTGTCAGGGCATGTGGGTTTGCATGATCACCTTGACTGCAAATTGGGATCAGAACAGCCTGGATGCCAGGTAATAGGTCAAGAGTCCCACTCCCAGCGGGACATAGATAAACAGTCAGGGGGTGCAGCTCTTTCCCCCTTTCCAGACCAGTAGGCCCAGGGCCGTCCCTGCAAGCAGAACGGCCAGTATCAGCTCCAAGCTTATCATCATTTCATTCTCCCTGTTCTTTCGGCTCTTGGACACAGAAACTGGAATTGCCTACATAAGAGTTTGCAAACTCCAAAAATCCACAGGCTACGTCGAAGAACCGTTTTTTTCTTTCAGGCAAAGCTGACAGGACCGTACACCATATGCCCCAAGACATGCAGCCTCAATCAAAAGCCAATGCCCGGGTCCTGATCCAGGATGCGGAATACGACGCCTCCCTGCCCCGGGTCATCGACCGGATTCTGGAAGCTTTTCCCAGAAACTGAGCCGGAAAATCCGTACTGGTCAAGCCGAACATCCTTGCCCCGCACCCTCCGGACAAGGCGGTGACCACCCATCCGGACCTGGTCCGGGCCGTGGTCTCCGCCCTGCTGGACCGCGGGGCCAGGGTCATGGTCGGGGACAACCCGGGCATCAGTGCCTACGGCCGTTCCGGCCGGTCCGCGGCCGTAAGCGGAATTGAGCAGGCCGCCCTGGGCTGTTATGTTCCCCTGGGCCAATATCCTGTGCACTGCCCGGTGCCGTCAAGGTACTTCGATCATGTGACCGTCTCCAGACAAATCCTGGAGGCGGATGTACTGGTCAGCGTTCCCAAGTTGAAGACCCATACCCTGACTGTGCTCACCGCCGGCATCAAAAACACCTTTGGCTACGTGGTGGGCGGAGACAAGATGCGCCTTCACGCCGCCTGCCCCCGGCCCCGCCAGTTTGCAAAGGCCCTGGTGGACATCTACAGCATCCGGCCGCCGGATCTGACCATCCTGGACGCCGTGGTGGGGATGCAGGGCAACGGACCAGCCAACGGCAGCCCTGTTGTCCTGGGCAAAATCATGGCCTCGGATAATGCTGTCAGCCTGGATGCTGCGGCTGTTTTCTTTCTGGGCCAGGAGCCGAAATCCGTTCCCCACATCGAGGAGGCCGGAAAACGAGGGCTGGGAGAGATCGATCCGGCCCGGATGGACATCAAGGGAGAGCTGCAGCCGGTGACGAGTTTTCGTTTTCCGCAGACCTTTCTCCCCGGCCTGTCCGGCCTGGTCCTGAACAGATGCCTGTCCAGGTGGATCAACTGCCTGCCGGAGGTGGTCTCCTCCCGCTGCGTTCAGTGCGGGCTGTGCGTCTCGCACTGTCCGGCTAAGGCCATGTACATGACCAGGACCGGTCCTGTGGTGCGAAGTGGGACGTGCATTCACTGCTACTGCTGTCAGGAGCTGTGCCCTGAAGACGCCATTGTGCTCAAAGGCCGCCTGCTGCGTCTGTTACGGCGCTCTTAATCAGAACCAACTCTCAACAGCCAGGCCAGCAACCCGATCGAACACCCGGTCATTTTGTTCTCAGATGTAAGGCACCAGAAGTGTTCACAAGTTAACTCCTTCCGATTACAGAACAAATATACTGAAATTGTTGACAATCATAAACAGCACCCAAGATCCCTGTTCAAATGTATTTTCTCCTTGACAGCAGGCACAATTTGATCCAGCATGGGTAGCACTTTTTTTTAATTTGTGCTAAAAAATTTGCGCAGAAAGGAGAATGGTATGCACAAACCTGTGTTCACTTGCGCCTTTTTGGCAGTTCTTGGCCTTTGTTTTCTCCTTCCCCAAAACCTTGCCGCCCATTTCGGGGCGGTTTTGCCGGAGCATTCCCTGCTCCAGCAGAGGCAAAAGCAAACCGATGTTTCTTTTGCCTTTCTGCACCCTTTTGAGCAAAAAGGCATGGAACTGGAGAAACCTCTGGGAGTGAAGGTAATCCATATGGGCAGCGGACAGTCCAGATCGCTCACAGAGGACCTGCAGCCCACCCAGCTTTTGGGACATCAGGCCTGGACAACGACGTTTCAGCCCCGCCGGCCCGGAGTCTTTTGTCTGACCATGGAACCCAAGCCCTACTGGGAAGAGGCCGAGGATATCTTTATCAAGCACTTGACCAAGACATACATCGCTGCCTTTGGCCAGGAAAACGGCTGGACAAAGCCCCTGAACCTGGAGACCGAGATCGTCCCCCTGACCCGGCCCTTTGGCTTGTATTCCGGCAATGTCTTCCAGGGCAGGGTGATGCTCGATCAGGAGCCTGTTCCGGGTGCAGAAGTTGAAATCGAATTCTACAACCAGAATAAGCAGGCAGAAGCGCAAAGCCCGTACATGGTGACTCAGGTGGTGACAGCGGATGAAAACGGCGTTTTCACCTATGCCGCGCCCAAAGCTGGCTGGTGGGGCTTTTCCGCCTTGAACCAGGCCGACTACACCCTGGAACATGAAGGGGAAGAGAAAAACGTTGAGCTCGGGGCTGTCATCTGGGTTCAGTTCCTGCCCTGGCAGTAGCGGATTCAGGCAAGACAATCACACGTTTGCAGAGGCCATCTCCATGCACATATCCGAAGGCATACTCTCGGCTCCGGTACTCGCAAGCGGAGCAGCGCTGGCTCTGGCTGGAACTGCCGTGGGCCTCAAACGCATGGACCAGCATGAGGTCCCCAAAGTGGCTGTGTTTACTGCAGCATTCTTTGTTGCCACTCTGGTGCATGTACCGCTTGGTCCGGCCAGCATCCACCTTGTGCTGAACGGTCTCGTGGGCCTTATCCTGGGCTGGGCCTGTTTTCCGGCCATCCTGGTGGCCCTGCTCCTGCAGGCGGTCTTTTTTCAGTATGGCGGAGTAACCGTCCTTGGAGTCAATACGGTCATCATGGCCTTGCCGGCTCTGATCTGTTCTATGCTCTTCTCCCGGCTGATCAAAAAAAACAAGAGGGTGTCCGCTCTGGCTGCTTTTCTGGCCGGCAGCCTCTCTGTTTTGGGCTCCGGCCTGCTGGCCGCTTTGTGTCTGGCCCTTTCCGGGCAGGCCTTTCTGCCCGCGGCTCAAGCTTTTTTAGTGGCCCATGTTCCCCTTGGGGTGGTGGAAGGCATTGTCACCGCGATCATCGTGGGCTTTCTGCTCAAGGTCAGACCGGAAATCCTCGAGGTTTCAGTACCTCTTGAGCAGGAAATAGAGTGAGTTATGATCAAAAAATTATGTCTTGGGTCTCTGTGGTGCCTAGCGGTTTTGTCCTGGCTCTTTGTGGTCCCGGCTTCGGCCCACAGGGTCAACCTTTTCTGTTTTGTGGAGCATGAAAATATCGTCTGCCAGGGCAGCTTCCCAGATGGTTCTGCAGTCAAAAACGGGGAGCTCACAGTCACGTTCAAAGGGGACAATGAAGCACTGCTCAAGACCAGTATCAATGAGCAGGGTCAGGCCGAGTTCTCAATTCCCGCCAGGGCCAGGGCAGCCAAACAAGATCTGCATATCGTCCTGGAGGCCTCTATGGGGCACAAGGCATCCTGGACTGTTCAGTCCGAAGAGTTCGGGCTCCAAAACGAGAGCATCGAAGCAGACCCCGCTTTCGAAGCCAAGCCGGAGAACTCGCCAGCCAGAGGATCAGATCCAAACCAGACTGCAAAAGCCAAGCCTGTCCAAATATTCCTGGACCGGGAAGAGCTGCAGAGGATAGTAGCCGCGGCCGTGTCCCAGGAAGTGGCCCCCTTGAAAAGACAGATCCAGTCCTTGCAGCAGGATCGTGTTTCCCTGCAGGATATTCTGGGTGGCCTGGGATACATTCTGGGGCTCATGGGACTGACCTTGTACTTCAAGAGCCGCGGCTCAGGCCGGAGGTAACCGGGTGCAGATGGAAACCTTCAGCCAGGGCAGCTCACTGCTCCATCGCAGTGATCCCCGGATCAAAATTTGCCTTATCGTTCCCTATGCTTTGACCGTGGTCCTGCTGACCGGTTTTCCCGCAGCCTTGACCGCCCTGGGGATGTCTACAGTCCTTTTACTCCTGGCCCGTCTGCCCCGGGGGCCGGTCCTGGCCCGGCTGGCCCTGGTCAATATCTTTATTCTTTTTCTGTGGGTCTTTTTGCCTTTTTCAGCTGCAGGTCAGGCTGTATTCACGCTGGGACCATTGACCTGTACCACAGCAGGCCTGGCCCTGGCCGGGTTGATCACCCTAAAGTCCAATGCAGTGGTCCTGGCGGTTATGGCCCTTTTGTCCACCTCTTCCACGCCTGCCCTTGGCTACGCCCTGAGCCGTCTGGGCCTGCCGGATAAGCTGACCTTCCTCCTGTTGATCAGCTACCGATATCTGTATGTGATTCTGGAGGAATACCATCGCCTGGACTCAGCAGCCAGAGCGAGAGCCTTCAAGCCAGGAACGAATCTGCATACCTATAAAACCTACGGCTATCTCCTGGCCATGGTCCTGGTCAACAGCTATGACCGGGCCGGCCGGGTGTATCAGGCCATGCTGCTCAGGGGTTTCCAGGGGAAATTCTATTCCCTGCAGGAGCTTGCCCTGACCCGGCGGGACGTGTTTTTTTCTGCGGGCATGGCGGCCACAGTGGGAGCACTGATTATTGTGGACCTCAGTTTATAAAAATCAGCAAAACTGCGATGTATACACCATGCCCCAAACCCTTGAACACGCAAATACCCCGCTTTTACGCCTCAGCCGGATAACTTTTGCCTATCCGGAACAATCCCGGCCGCTCTTTAAGGACCTGGACTTTTCCTATTCCCCCCATCAGCGCATGGGCATCATCGGACCCACAGGCCAGGGCAAGACCAGCTTTCTCAAGCTTCTGGTAGGGCTTTTGAAACCGCAAAAAGGCAGCCTGCTCTACAGGGAACAACCACCGACCCCCTCCAGCCTGCAGGAGTTGCGCAGCAACCTGGGCTTTGTATTTCAAAATCCAGAGGACCAGCTTTTCTGCCCAACGGTTCTGGAGGATGTGGCCTTTGGGCCTTTAAACCTGGGGCACAGCATGGCAAAAGCCCGGCAAAGATCCCGGCACGCCCTCAAGCTGGTGGGCCTGGATGGATACGAGGACCGGATCACCCATAAACTCTCTGGAGGCGAGAAAAAGCTCCTGTCCCTGGCCACCATCTTATCCATGCAGCCCCAGGCCTTGCTCCTGGATGAACCATCCACAGGCCTGGACCCCGATACCCGCCAGCACATCCTGGAGGTCATCAAAAACAAGCTGAACCTGGGGCTGATTATTGTCTCCCATGATTGGGATTTTCTCTATCACACCACCCAGGAGCTCTTTACCCTGGAGGATGGACACCTGGAACCCAAGAATCGGAATATCCTCCACCAGCATCTGCATTCCCACGCCAGTGGAGATGTGCCCCACGAGCACATGAACGGCTCCAAAGGGACCGGTCACTCATCTCCCCCTGCCTCCGATACACAGAGTCCGCATGAGCCGTGACCCCCTGGTGCAGCACCTTGAAGGTGTTCCCGGATTTTCAATCCGGCGCGCGGGATCTTTATCCGGGTTCAAAGCATATATTGGGCCCTTAATCATATGCGATTAACTTTTTTCTGTCCTTCTTTTGTTCTTTGTGCCTGAGCACCAGCACAGGACAATGGGCCGTTCGAACCACTCTTTCCGCAACCGAGCCCAGGGCGAAATGTTTGATGCCGGTCCGGCCATGGGAAGGCATGACAATGAGTTCAGCGTCGACCTCTTCAGCATAGTTGATGATTTCCGAGGCCGGACTGCCTAAATGGATATCAATCTGGAGGTCCTCATATCCTTTGTTCTGAAGTTCTTCCCGGAGCTTTTTTTGAATAGACTGGATGCGCTCTTCTTCGGTCTCTTTCCCCCATGTCCCGCCGATTTCATGCTCATCCCAGGGCCGGGAGACATGAATGATGTGAATGTGAGATGACTCCTGCACAAACTCCCTGGCCACATCCACAGCCTGAATACTCTCTTCCGAAAAATCTATAGGCACTACAACGCATTTTTTCTGTAACCAGGACATGGCAATCTCCTTTCTTCTAAGTTGAAGGACTTATTAATGAGAGCAAAAAGTTGTTTACTTTTTGCGCGCTGCACTCAGCTGCGCGGGAAATAAATTCCCGCTTGCTTCATGCGCGAGTCCCGCCATAGGCGGGACTACTACTGGGAGCGCAATGTAAAGAACATTTCGCACCCATTAGTAAGCTGTCTTAGATTCAGGGGAGCGGAATCTTTCCCTGGCCTCATATGGGCCGATCACCATACGCCTTATTCCAGCAACCCGACAGGCATAACAATGAGCGGTATTTCTTTTTCCCCGGCCCGGATGACTTCAGCACTGGTTTGGGCATAAGCGTTTGAATCCACAGACACTCCCTGCAGACAGAGAGTTCCGGCCCAAAGGAAGGGAATAAGAGACACCAGATGCTTTATTTTCATGGAGCCTCCTGCATATTTGGGATCAAAATCTCGCCCCTCAATATCCAATGTCAGAAACAGACGATGTACAGAATAACACCAAGATACGATTTTATACATCCAAAGTCTATCATACCTGCCGCTTGGGTGTATAGACCGGCTTTGATGTGAGTAAACAAGGAAACAAAAAAGGGGCCCCACTTTGTTCGTGAGGCCCCTTGGCAAGAATCTGTCCTGGAATTCCAGCAATGAATTTCAGCCAGGCGTATCAGACCACTCCCTGATCCAGCATGGCGTCCACCACCTTGACAAAGCCGGCAATGTTGGCTCCGTTCATGTAATTCTGCGGGGTGCCGTACTCTTCAGCTGCATCAAGGCAGGTCTTGTGGATGTTCTTCATGATCATCTGCAGCCGATTGTCCACCTCATCCCGGTTCCAGCCCAGGCGCATGCTGTTCTGGGTCATCTCCAGCCCGGACACGGATACGCCTCCGGCATTGGCCGCCTTGCTGGGACCAAACAGAACTCCGTTGTTCAGGAAGACATCGATTCCATCCGGTGTGGTGGGCATGTTCGCCCCCTCAGCCACCACCTTCACCCCGTTTTTGACCAGATTCTGGGCGTCCAGGGCGTTGATCTCGTTTTCAGTGGCGCTGGGAAAGGCGCAATGGGCCTGATAGTCCCACAGGGGATTGTGATCCTGGCCGGATTCCAGAGCCACATACTCGGCCCCGGAATATTTTTCAGCGTACTCCTTGATTCGCCCCCTCCGCACGTTCTTGAGCATCTTGACGAACTCCAGCTTCTCCTGGCTCACCCCTTCCGGATCATAGATATAGCCGTTGGAATCGGACAAGGTAACTATCTTGGCCCCGAACTCCAGGAGTTTTTCAGTGGTGTACTGGGCCACATTGCCCGAACCGGACACCAGGCAGGTCTTGCCTTCCAGGGTCTCGTTGCGGGTGGCCAGCATCTCTGCCGCGTAATAGACCACCCCATACCCGGTAGCTTCGGGCCGGATCAGGCTTCCGCCCCAGTTCAGGCCTTTGCCGGTCAGCACCCCGGTAAATTCGTTGCGCAGCTTCTTGTAAAAGCCGAACAGATATCCGATTTCCCGGGCTCCGACCCCGATATCCCCGGCCGGGACATCCGTGTTCGGCCCGATGTGCCGGTACAGCTCGGCCATGAAGCTCTGGCAGAAGCGCATCACCTCGTTGTCGCTCTTGCCCTTGGGGTCGAAGTCCGAGCCACCCTTCCCCCCCCCCATGGGCAGGGTGGTCAGGGCGTTCTTGAAGGTCTGCTCAAAGGCCAGGAACTTGAGGATGCTGATGTTGACCGAAGGGTGAAAGCGCAGTCCGCCCTTGTACGGCCCCAACGCGCTGTTCATCTCGATCCTGAAGGCCCGGTTGACCTGAACCTCCCCCTTGTCGTCCACCCAGGGGACCCGGAACTGAATGATCCGCTCCGGCTCCACTATCCGCTCCAGAACCTTGGCCTGGCGGTATTCCGGGTTCTTGTCCAGAACCGGCTTGATGGATTCAGCCACCTCGCTCACTGCCTGATGAAACTCCGGCTGTCCGGGATCCCGGGCGGTCACAATGTCCATAATCTCTGTCATAAATGCCTTCTCCTTGCTTCGTTGCCACAGCGCACCCTGTATCCGGTCTGCACTGCCCTCCGGGGCTTGGCCCAGGCTTAAAATCCGCCGTTGTACATTGTCATCAAAGGGGGATACCGATTTTCGTCTCTATTGGCAACAATTCCTCCCCTTGTCTCCGGCGGCATGCCGTCCGGACCGGGAGGCATGCACCAAAAAGCCGGCCCGGACGAATCCGGACCGGCTCCTGGGTGAACCGGGCAGGTAATGTGGGGCGCCCCCCCCTTATTCCCCTGCCTCCTGTTCCTGGTTATCTTTCTGCTCCCTGCTGTCTTCTTCCGCCTGTGCCGTCTGCCCTGTGAGCAGGCCCTTGATCTGTCTGGCCACCAGCTCGGTCAGGTCGATGACCTCCATCTTCCCTTCCAGACCGCTGGTCTTCACCCCGTCTTCCAGGTTCACCAGACAGAAGGGGCAACCGGTCACGATCACCGTGGCCCCGGCTTCCTCGGCCATTTTCACCCGGGCCTGGCCCATGCGCTGATCCTCG containing:
- a CDS encoding sulfite exporter TauE/SafE family protein, translating into MNAAMPNEYLLIALIVFAAGFVQGLSGFGSALIAIPLLSLFLPLRFVVPFILLIGTSINLMLLRESREHVHVSGSLLLIAGSLPGIPLGVITLAACPEWTLQLILGGLLMFISLSALTGRSPRLPPGPGWAVASGLISGWLGGSLGTSGPPAIIYCSSQPWPKERIKATLVSYFLVSGLLVIGAQATQGFFTSSVLYAYLLALPVLFLGTACGATGFKRINQAQYVLLINCMLAILGVISVIKGVL
- a CDS encoding DUF362 domain-containing protein is translated as MVKPNILAPHPPDKAVTTHPDLVRAVVSALLDRGARVMVGDNPGISAYGRSGRSAAVSGIEQAALGCYVPLGQYPVHCPVPSRYFDHVTVSRQILEADVLVSVPKLKTHTLTVLTAGIKNTFGYVVGGDKMRLHAACPRPRQFAKALVDIYSIRPPDLTILDAVVGMQGNGPANGSPVVLGKIMASDNAVSLDAAAVFFLGQEPKSVPHIEEAGKRGLGEIDPARMDIKGELQPVTSFRFPQTFLPGLSGLVLNRCLSRWINCLPEVVSSRCVQCGLCVSHCPAKAMYMTRTGPVVRSGTCIHCYCCQELCPEDAIVLKGRLLRLLRRS
- a CDS encoding DUF4198 domain-containing protein produces the protein MHKPVFTCAFLAVLGLCFLLPQNLAAHFGAVLPEHSLLQQRQKQTDVSFAFLHPFEQKGMELEKPLGVKVIHMGSGQSRSLTEDLQPTQLLGHQAWTTTFQPRRPGVFCLTMEPKPYWEEAEDIFIKHLTKTYIAAFGQENGWTKPLNLETEIVPLTRPFGLYSGNVFQGRVMLDQEPVPGAEVEIEFYNQNKQAEAQSPYMVTQVVTADENGVFTYAAPKAGWWGFSALNQADYTLEHEGEEKNVELGAVIWVQFLPWQ
- the cbiM gene encoding cobalt transporter CbiM, which codes for MHISEGILSAPVLASGAALALAGTAVGLKRMDQHEVPKVAVFTAAFFVATLVHVPLGPASIHLVLNGLVGLILGWACFPAILVALLLQAVFFQYGGVTVLGVNTVIMALPALICSMLFSRLIKKNKRVSALAAFLAGSLSVLGSGLLAALCLALSGQAFLPAAQAFLVAHVPLGVVEGIVTAIIVGFLLKVRPEILEVSVPLEQEIE
- the cbiQ gene encoding cobalt ECF transporter T component CbiQ, translating into METFSQGSSLLHRSDPRIKICLIVPYALTVVLLTGFPAALTALGMSTVLLLLARLPRGPVLARLALVNIFILFLWVFLPFSAAGQAVFTLGPLTCTTAGLALAGLITLKSNAVVLAVMALLSTSSTPALGYALSRLGLPDKLTFLLLISYRYLYVILEEYHRLDSAARARAFKPGTNLHTYKTYGYLLAMVLVNSYDRAGRVYQAMLLRGFQGKFYSLQELALTRRDVFFSAGMAATVGALIIVDLSL
- a CDS encoding energy-coupling factor ABC transporter ATP-binding protein — translated: MPQTLEHANTPLLRLSRITFAYPEQSRPLFKDLDFSYSPHQRMGIIGPTGQGKTSFLKLLVGLLKPQKGSLLYREQPPTPSSLQELRSNLGFVFQNPEDQLFCPTVLEDVAFGPLNLGHSMAKARQRSRHALKLVGLDGYEDRITHKLSGGEKKLLSLATILSMQPQALLLDEPSTGLDPDTRQHILEVIKNKLNLGLIIVSHDWDFLYHTTQELFTLEDGHLEPKNRNILHQHLHSHASGDVPHEHMNGSKGTGHSSPPASDTQSPHEP
- a CDS encoding universal stress protein produces the protein MSWLQKKCVVVPIDFSEESIQAVDVAREFVQESSHIHIIHVSRPWDEHEIGGTWGKETEEERIQSIQKKLREELQNKGYEDLQIDIHLGSPASEIINYAEEVDAELIVMPSHGRTGIKHFALGSVAERVVRTAHCPVLVLRHKEQKKDRKKLIAYD
- the gdhA gene encoding NADP-specific glutamate dehydrogenase, with amino-acid sequence MTEIMDIVTARDPGQPEFHQAVSEVAESIKPVLDKNPEYRQAKVLERIVEPERIIQFRVPWVDDKGEVQVNRAFRIEMNSALGPYKGGLRFHPSVNISILKFLAFEQTFKNALTTLPMGGGKGGSDFDPKGKSDNEVMRFCQSFMAELYRHIGPNTDVPAGDIGVGAREIGYLFGFYKKLRNEFTGVLTGKGLNWGGSLIRPEATGYGVVYYAAEMLATRNETLEGKTCLVSGSGNVAQYTTEKLLEFGAKIVTLSDSNGYIYDPEGVSQEKLEFVKMLKNVRRGRIKEYAEKYSGAEYVALESGQDHNPLWDYQAHCAFPSATENEINALDAQNLVKNGVKVVAEGANMPTTPDGIDVFLNNGVLFGPSKAANAGGVSVSGLEMTQNSMRLGWNRDEVDNRLQMIMKNIHKTCLDAAEEYGTPQNYMNGANIAGFVKVVDAMLDQGVV